The window GAAGCAGTGAACAAAGGAATAGTGCTTCATCAGCTGGATGAAGAGGCCACGTCTGCAAAGGAACTGTTCGCTACTATTGCATCCAAATGGGCggtaaaatgcaaattaggcGCAATTTTACTTGATTAATAAAAGAATCTGCGTTTCAGTCAATACAGCGCCAAAACGACCCTCTAAACATTAACGAATCTATAGCTGAGCAAAAGGAAAAGTGTGACATGCTTATTAGCCAGAAGGACCGAATCATTGGAATGCTAAATGAAGAATTGAGGAAGGCGGAACGGCAATTTACCAAAGATCAAAAAAAGCAAATGGAGGATATCAATACCTTAACGCAGAGGATCGAAAAACAAGTTTAGTTTAGAAGCTCATTTGAGCGCCGCTCTAAGTATTGCTTACAGATATCGTTTATGAAACGGGCCTATCGCGAGGAGCTGAACATATTGGAGAAGGTGGTTAACCAAGAACGGGAGGTTTTGATTGAGACTTCTGATAGAAACTGGGAGGAACTGTTCAAGAAGCGCGAACACCAGGAGATCTCTAATATGAACAAAAAGTTTGAACAGATGGAGGAGTTTAATCAGCGAATGGACGAATTAAGACTCGACTTCCAAGTCAGATTCTCTCCTACTAAGTATCAAAATCAATAGCATTAAAGTCTTTCAGGAGCATTATCGCGAAACCAAAATCAAGCTGGAGAACGATATTGAGGAACTACTTAGGGAGCTTGAAAACATTAAAGCTCTTGCCCTGCTCAACGGCGAGAAGTTGGACTATAATTACCAAATTCTCAAAAAGCGAGAAGATGAAAATATAATCATCAAATCTCAGCAAAAAAGACGGATAAACAAATTGCAAGACGTGATCAACGCCTTGAGAAAGCAGATCGGGGATTACAACAGCAGTATGTCGAATCagataaaaaaactttcagaGAATATTAGGAAACTTCAAAAGTCGATTTTGGATgtaaaaagttgtgtttgtAACCATTAGTTCTTGAGCGCAAATTGTTATATTGAAGGTAGAGGCCAAAGCGGACCACTTCGCACACATAAATGACGAGAAGTTCCATATGTTGTGGGAAATGAACAAAACCCGAATTTTGGGGgtgctaaaaaaaatcatggataGTGATAGGATTTTGTACGAGCAGCAAATGGGTCTCGACTGGGATCCTCCTCAGAATTTCATTGTGGATAAGAGAACCTTACCCAGCTATAAATTGGCTGTGAACAATGTTACTGTAGAACTTGGTGAGCATGGCAGTTCATTTAGTCTGGATAGGATTGATTATCAATTGATTTTCATCAGTTTTGCATCATTTTTCAGGAAAGCAGAATGTTTGTAGTTCAAAATATGTTGAATGTTATTCCTTTACGTGAATCACAAGGCATTGTTGTCAGTTTCGTTCACCATTATATCAAGAATATATAAAAACCATCATTAATATTACGCATTAATGTTTAATAAGTTTTCTTTATCAATTGTAAAGGGCCTATCTGATTAGTGGTATAATTGTGTATTCTACATTCATTTCTGGAATTGatcttaaaatattaactCAATATACGTCTATTGAAGCTGCTACTTTTTGCCCTCAGAAATGCGTCCAGACACCAAAGGCgtgaaaatgagaaaatctGTTGTGAGTCAAGCAGTTGAGTCAATTCCTACCTcgccaagtttcttaaacctAACGAATAGTCAAGACCTAAACACCACCTATatgaaacttcttaaacatattttgaCCAGAATCGCTGACAAATCGGGGTTTTTGGCTGAAAAACGGTTGAAGGAGCTCCTGGCGGGGTATGAGGATAATCTAGAACAGATTGTGAGATTGGACAACGTTTTTACCGTGAGATTCAATCCTTGATCTTTCTTCTTCACTCTACATAAATGTTTTTGCTGTAGGCTCTGGGCGTTCACGGCGCATCCTTTATAAATATGCTCTTCAAACACTTCCTGCCTTACACTTTCTGTCCAGTGTGCCAAAACTCGATAGTAATTCCGCCTAAGGATGAAAGCAGAGACTCCTCGGGCTCTCAGATGTCTTCAATATTGTCTCGTGAGTACtcgtcaaaatctcgtcaaaaTCTGATTTAAACTTCCATCAGGCTTTGGagatgaaacttttttcatccCCGAACTGGAGGGTCTCGGAGACATCATTAGACAATCCGACAACGTACCAGGAGCGATAATATCCCGGCCGGACGCCATTGAGGACACTGCCGAAGAACCGGATGGTATGCGGATGATGTCCGAATATGAAGTCGTTGAGGACATTTATGAAGAAGTCGAAAATGCAAAGTAGTATCCAAAGGAacttaagtttgttttattaagCTTTGGTTTTAGTTTTGCTTTAGACAAAACCAAGGAGAAGGTGAAAGTGTTGTCCCCAAGGAGGAGAATCTCTATATCTAGATTGCCTGAGCTCTACTGTTGTCAATTCCAGCATCCTTTAGTCATTAGTCCGGTTTATGTTTTAAAAGCTTTGAGGGAGTTTGTAGCCTCGTATTACACTAGAACCCTTGGGTTCGTTAATGtttacattgaaattttgagtgCGTACAATTTTATACATGTAATTTTAGGGTTTCTACTGCGGGGGCTCGAAGGCAACAGAAAAGGCAAACAATTTCCAGGTATTTGACTCAGCATGATATTAAAACGTATTGGGAGAAATTCAAACTCAATTTTGGTGAAGATAGAGTACGGGTTTGGAACGGGCTTTTAGCCGGATTGAAGAAGTATCATCAGATATTGAAGGGTAATAATGaaacaagtaaaattttcttcgaaaatttgATGGTTATTTTAGATCGCCGGTCAATTTGTGATCAAGTGCTCAAATTGAGAAAGGAAAATGTTGAACTGAAGAGGCTGTTGGGTAATTATTTGGACTATCATGAACTGCTACCTGATTCATGTATCACTGAAAGATATCTTAATTGATCATTTGACACATtcatatattcatattttatataaacaatcaTAATAAAGAGTGATAGAAAAACCAATGAACTTGTGCttcttttggtttttgatTAACTAGTCACCTGCACAGGTTTTAAAGCATTGGTCCAAATGGCAGCCTTCTAGAGCcttacaaattaattaatataggGCAAGTTACATTCAAATTACCAATAAATACGGTAAATACATGGCAACCTAATATaggtttttaattcatttaaaacacTAACTTTATTAACAACATTCAACATAaagttttgagaaaaatcctttattttttctgtatACGTATTCGACTTTTTTGGTGGAAATTAGCATATCAAAGGTTTGTAATATTGATAATTAGTATTATCGTTGGTTTGGGCCAGCAAATTGATATCTCCGTCCTCATCACACAAACAGATGTGCTTTTATGCGTCCaacaaatatgtaaaatatgtaaCATCTGGAGTCataaaaaaagtgttattCGCCATAATATCAAGAAATCATAGATTTCCAAACAGTATGAAACCAACAACGGGaaaaaataaggaattttGCTGCATGTGTAATTCATCCTAAACATTTACCTTCTAATATACACCTAACAAAGATCATCAAAGcatattacataaataattaacaaatcaTAGCTAATAAGTgtgagtttaaaaataattcttgtCCCTCAGCCTCTTGATAAACACCGGCTCCATATCCTCGTCTTCCTAAAGTCACCAggacattttatattttcaaaaattgcccTTGAAACTTACTGCAAAATATGAAGGAGCGTCAATTTCGACAATACTCTGAGTAGAGCCCTCTTTGCAGGTCAACCAAAAGGTCTGCATGAGCCCCTTTCCCTTCACCTCTACAAGACCTCGCTCCTCTATTTTATATCCGCCAATTGCGTCCAAGgcttttttcatttccaagcTAATGTGGATTTTTGAGGCTAAAACCaaacattattaaatcatgATTATTCTAATCTTTCTTGTATATACCAAGGCCTGTGGATTCCATTCTAGAAGCCGTATTCACAGTATCCCCAAACAGGCAATATCTGGGCATTTTCGACCCCACAATCCCTGCCACCACAGGTCCAGTATGAGCTCCAGATCTGCGAAATAACTTTGTTGATCTTGCACAAGACTTTTTAGCAAAATGCATACCTAATTTGCAGCTTTTCTGACTTCCTATGAGGAATTTTAAAGTGCTTAGACCCTGCCAGTAGATCAAGGGCCATGCTGGCTATTTCAGACACATGTTTATTTCCTAAAACTTACATTTTTGATCAAActgatataaatttaaatttattattaccaTTCTTAACTGGAAGTCCTGAGGCCACCATATAAGAGTCTCCAATAGTTTCTACTTTATAGACGTCGTAGCATTCGATTCGGGCATCGAATTGCTTGTAGATTTTGTTGAGGAATGTCACTACCTGAAACGTTTAAGCTTAATATTGTAAAAGTAGATATACGATCGAAAAGTACTTCCAAAGGGGTGCTGATAGCTGCAATTTCGGTGAACCCCACTATATCGCTGAAATAGACCGTCACTGAGGCATAGTATTCGGCAGGAACCTGAAATCGTCTTCAATAGTGTGGTGaaagattatttattatacatcGTTACTTGTCTCGTCTGTTTTAGTTGAATTGCAACACTTGGAGGAAGCATCTGGAAGAGTAAAGAGTcgcttttctttttttccctCTTCAACTCATTAGCCTTTTTGGATAGATTTGCTGCATAGAGCTGAATATGGCAACGTTAAGTGTGAAAATTCCTTTGGTTCCTGGTTCATATACCTGAATTGTCGCCACTGCATTATGTACCAGCCAAATAATCACTGGAGACACTGCCAATACCACTATAAGAATGGCGATACCTAGTGCTTCTTGATTGGCAGCTACTTGTAAGTTATCACTCACATAATcgctgaaatttatttattcaaaacccTCAAAAATTATTAGGTTTGGGTGCTATTTACCCTATAGTGACCCGCAGTGATCTTTGTAGTTTTCTGAGTTCGTCGGAGTATAGAGCAATAGAGTCGAAATAATTGAGGGCGTCGTCGTAGTTTGGGaatcgtttttcattttttattataatgtcgtttctaaaatcaaataaatgatattttaatgtGTCGTGTccacaaattccttaaattagcgtgcaaattttaaatattatccCTCCGAAATCAGTGGCGATTTGAGCTTGGAAATCCCCGTTTCTTCTAATTATTACTAAGTATTCTATTCGCCATTGTCAAGAATATGTTGCCCTGCTCAAGGACTCTTTGAACGGGCACAGTTGATAATGTTATTCCTAGATGACGCCACCATGGCGGTACTAgtactactactactatttctatcaaaaatGGTTCTCACAGTTTCTTTATGTTCCCATACTCAATCATCGTCCGCGAAATATTCTTGTATTCCTTCttcaatttgaccacataattcAGAGAGGTGTTCAATAAATCTTTAGCAATAGAATCGTGTTGGATATAGTTGATGTAGTTTTGAGGCTTCAAGTTGCCTCTTCCGAAATAGTTGACTCCGTAAACTCCGGCTATTCCAGTGCTCTCGATGCTCTTTAACAGGTTTTTAAACGCCAACAGATACCTAAGGAGGAATTTTGATCGCACTAATAAGTTGACAGAGAAATCTGTTTCACCTCCATACACCACTAGTGTCCGTTTCCTTGATCTGTTGCGTTAAATGTTCCAGCATTGCGGCATTAACCGAGGTGTACCAAGCGAGAACGTCAGTCCAAGTACGTTCTTCCGTTTGGTTGACTGATTGCCTGTAAAAACCATTATGttctaaagtttttatttgaaaaagtgttAGGGCATAGGGCGGACAAAAGGATTATTCCATTACTGGAGCATAATAGTAACGAGACTGGTGCTTTAACATGTCGATCTGTTACATAGGAACGTAAGTCTTGTTTTGAGGGGAGAACGGAAAGTTATGTTCAGGAAACACTCACCGAAAAGTGGTCAGATTCTTAAGGAAAGTTTCTTTGTCCAAATAGACTTTGCTGCGCCCTTCGAATTGTAACGCGAGAGTGGGCCAAAAGCTCATGTTTCCCAAAGCTTCGTTGGTCAGCTCAAATCGAGCGCTTAAATTCGTTCGCTGGGTCTTgctggaaaagtcaaacaCTTTATATCTTCAGAACTATAACTAAAGGGGATTTATTAGAGGCCGATTTCaatggaacattttttcataaagcaAATTTCTAtaacaaaaatgtgttttaggGAAAGTTTATTTACTATCTAGGGTAAAATCACATTGTATTTATAGACGGCATGTGTGTCATTTGCTCTAATAGAAAATTGGAACAATTTGCTTGTATCAGTTGAATCAATCGGTTATTCTTGGAAACTTAATTATCTTGGCATTTTACGTCGTAGGGAAGAATATTGTTGGGTAATATCTCATGCGGGAGATTATTCTAATAATTTACTTTGTGGATTCTTGACCTCCAGTGTAGACGTAGAAAGCCACCTCTGACCTCTCCAGTTGCATCCTCGTCACCACTTTCCCCAGTTCAGTAGCTGCAGTCACCTGGAACCAATTCGCCCTTAAAACTAACTATAGAATCCTTTTTTCTTGAGCGGTACGCGCCTAGAAACCCCTTCTGTTTCCACTAACACGTGTGTTTAACTCTCGAGCTTCCTCACATGTTTCCGCTCTAAAGaaataacatgttttttttcgctctcaccctgtatacgccTCTAAACCCCTCTCTGTTTATATTAGGTGTGTTTAATTCCTTCAGTACACTTTGCCAATAGTCATTCGTTAAGTTAATTACTCC is drawn from Euwallacea fornicatus isolate EFF26 chromosome 7, ASM4011564v1, whole genome shotgun sequence and contains these coding sequences:
- the LOC136340025 gene encoding dynein regulatory complex protein 1; translation: MSEDVESKITSLDPKERKLARRLRIERRLEISKKRQNDQELEVYFQEEASEQDEIQNQLKKSAEVLEKYLIEGEEYITNIRIANEAREVNRREFEAVNKGIVLHQLDEEATSAKELFATIASKWASIQRQNDPLNINESIAEQKEKCDMLISQKDRIIGMLNEELRKAERQFTKDQKKQMEDINTLTQRIEKQISFMKRAYREELNILEKVVNQEREVLIETSDRNWEELFKKREHQEISNMNKKFEQMEEFNQRMDELRLDFQEHYRETKIKLENDIEELLRELENIKALALLNGEKLDYNYQILKKREDENIIIKSQQKRRINKLQDVINALRKQIGDYNSSMSNQIKKLSENIRKLQKSILDVEAKADHFAHINDEKFHMLWEMNKTRILGVLKKIMDSDRILYEQQMGLDWDPPQNFIVDKRTLPSYKLAVNNVTVELEMRPDTKGVKMRKSVVSQAVESIPTSPSFLNLTNSQDLNTTYMKLLKHILTRIADKSGFLAEKRLKELLAGYEDNLEQIVRLDNVFTALGVHGASFINMLFKHFLPYTFCPVCQNSIVIPPKDESRDSSGSQMSSILSRFGDETFFIPELEGLGDIIRQSDNVPGAIISRPDAIEDTAEEPDGMRMMSEYEVVEDIYEEVENANFALDKTKEKVKVLSPRRRISISRLPELYCCQFQHPLVISPVYVLKALREFVASYYTRTLGVSTAGARRQQKRQTISRYLTQHDIKTYWEKFKLNFGEDRVRVWNGLLAGLKKYHQILKDRRSICDQVLKLRKENVELKRLLGNYLDYHELLPDSCITERYLN
- the LOC136340056 gene encoding uncharacterized protein — protein: MSLTNQKSLTNHISQGGEEVSLRSLSSEDVSQVVPRGYCCAKSINPADGRGRKLHLLQMLILPFIPILALIVQTSVMLRNIMILKHDSIEVENQVTAATELGKVVTRMQLERSEVAFYVYTGGQESTNKTQRTNLSARFELTNEALGNMSFWPTLALQFEGRSKVYLDKETFLKNLTTFRQSVNQTEERTWTDVLAWYTSVNAAMLEHLTQQIKETDTSGVWRYLLAFKNLLKSIESTGIAGVYGVNYFGRGNLKPQNYINYIQHDSIAKDLLNTSLNYVVKLKKEYKNISRTMIEYGNIKKLNDIIIKNEKRFPNYDDALNYFDSIALYSDELRKLQRSLRVTIGDYVSDNLQVAANQEALGIAILIVVLAVSPVIIWLVHNAVATIQLYAANLSKKANELKREKKKSDSLLFQMLPPSVAIQLKQTRQVPAEYYASVTVYFSDIVGFTEIAAISTPLEVVTFLNKIYKQFDARIECYDVYKVETIGDSYMVASGLPVKNGNKHVSEIASMALDLLAGSKHFKIPHRKSEKLQIRSGAHTGPVVAGIVGSKMPRYCLFGDTVNTASRMESTGLASKIHISLEMKKALDAIGGYKIEERGLVEVKGKGLMQTFWLTCKEGSTQSIVEIDAPSYFAEDEDMEPVFIKRLRDKNYF